One segment of Physeter macrocephalus isolate SW-GA chromosome 3, ASM283717v5, whole genome shotgun sequence DNA contains the following:
- the TIE1 gene encoding tyrosine-protein kinase receptor Tie-1 isoform X3 has product MVWLGPPLLLPIFFLASHVGAAVDLTLLADLRLTEPQRFFLTCVSGEAGAGRGSDAWGPPLLLEKDDRIVRTPRPWQPLHLARNGSRQVTLRGFSQPSDLVGVFSCVGGAGARRTRVLYVHNSPGAHLLPDKVTHTVNKGDTAVLSAWVRKEKQTDVIWKSNGSYFYTLDWHEAQEGRFLLQLPNVQPSSSGIYSATYLEASPLGSAFFRLIVRGCEAGHWGQDCTKECPGCLHGGVCHDQDGECVCPPGFTGTRCEQACREGRFGQSCQEQCPGTSGCRGLTFCLPDPYGCSCGSGWRGSQCQEDRIPQILDMVSELEFNLETTPRINCAAVGNPFPVRGSVELRKPDGTVLLSTKAIVEPDRTTAEFEVPRLALGDSGLWECRVSTSGGQDSRRFRVNVKVPPVPMTAPRLLAKQSRQLVVSPLVSFSGDGPIASVRLHYRPQDSTMAWSTIVVDPSENVTLMNLRPKTGYSVRVQLSRPGEGGEGAWGPPTLMTTDCPEPLLQPWLEGWHVEGPDRLRVSWSLPSVPGPLVGDGFLLRLWDGARGQERRENVSSPQARTALLTGLTPGTHYQLDVRLYHCTLLGPASPAARVLLPPSGPPAPRHLHAQALSDSEIQLVWQRPEAPAGPISKYIVEVQVAEGSGDPLWMDVDRPEETSTIVRGLNASTRYLFRVRASVQGPGDWSNMVEESTLSNGLQSEGPVQEVQAAEEGLDQQLVLAVVGSVSATCLTILAALLTLACIRRSCLHRRRTFTYQSGSGEETILQFSSGTLTLTRRPKPQPEPLNYPVLEWEDITFEDLIGEGNFGQVIRAMIKKDGLKMNAAIKMLKEYASENDHRDFAGELEVLCKLGHHPNIINLLGACENRGYLYIAIEYAPYGNLLDFLRKSRVLETDPAFAREHGTASTLSSRQLLRFASDAANGMQYLSEKQFIHRDLAARNVLVGENLASKIADFGLSRGEEVYVKKTMGRLPVRWMAIESLNYSVYTTKSDVWSFGVLLWEIVSLGGTPYCGMTCAELYEKLPQGYRMEQPRNCDDEVYELMRQCWRDRPYERPPFAQIALQLGRMLEARKAYVNMSLFENFTYAGIDATAEEA; this is encoded by the exons ATGGTCTGGCTGGGGCCCCCTTTGCTGCTCCCCATCTTCTTCCTGGCTTCTCATGTTG GCGCTGCGGTGGACCTGACGCTGCTGGCCGACCTGCGCCTGACCGAGCCCCAGCGCTTCTTCCTGACCTGCGTGTccggggaggcgggggcgggcaggggctcgGACGCCTGGGGGCCCCCGCTGCTGCTGGAGAAGGACGACCGCATCGTGCGCACGCCCCGGCCCTGGCAGCCGCTGCACCTGGCCCGCAATGGCTCGCGCCAGGTGACGCTGCGCGGCTTCTCGCAGCCCTCCGACCTGGTGGGCGTCTTCTCCTGCGTGGGCGGCGCGGGGGCGCGGCGCACGCGCGTCCTCTACGTGCACAACAGCCCAGGAG CCCACCTGCTCCCGGACAAGGTCACACACACGGTGAATAAGGGCGACACGGCAGTACTTTCCGCGTGGGTGCGCAAGGAGAAGCAGACAGATGTGATCTGGAAGAGCAACG GATCCTACTTCTACACCCTGGACTGGCATGAGGCCCAGGAAGGGCGGTTTTTGCTGCAGCTCCCAAACGTGCAGCCGTCATCCAGCGGCATCTACAGTGCCACCTACCTGGAAGCCAGCCCACTGGGCAGCGCCTTCTTTCGACTCATCGTGCGGG GTTGTGAGGCAGGGCACTGGGGACAAGACTGTACCAAGGAATGCCCGGGCTGCCTGCATGGAGGTGTCTGCCACGACCAGGACGGCGAGTGTGTGTGCCCCCCTGGATTCACTGGGACCCGCTGTGAGCAGG CCTGCAGAGAGGGCCGTTTTGGGCAGAGCTGCCAGGAGCAGTGCCCAGGCACATCAGGCTGCCGAGGCCTCACCTTCTGCCTCCCGGACCCCTATGGCTGTTCTTGTGGATCTGGCTGGAGAGGAAGCCAGTGCCAGGAAG accGGATCCCCCAGATCCTGGACATGGTTTCAGAACTGGAGTTCAACTTAGAGACGACACCCCGGATCAACTGTGCCGCCGTGGGGAACCCCTTCCCAGTCCGGGGCAGCGTGGAGCTCCGCAAGCCGGACGGCACGGTCCTCCTG TCCACCAAGGCCATTGTGGAGCCAGATAGGACCACAGCCGAGTTCGAGGTGCCCCGCTTGGCTCTTGGGGACAGTGGGCTCTGGGAGTGCCGCGTGTCCACGTCTGGTGGCCAAGACAGCCGACGCTTCAGGGTCAACGTCAAAG TGCCCCCGGTGCCCATGACTGCCCCTCGGCTCCTGGCCAAGCAGAGCCGCCAGCTCGTGGTCTCCCCGCTGGTCTCCTTCTCTGGGGACGGGCCCATCGCCTCTGTACGGCTGCACTACCGGCCCCAGGACAGCACCATGGCCTGGTCCACCATCGTGG tggaCCCCAGTGAGAACGTGACGTTGATGAACCTGAGGCCGAAGACAGGATACAGTGTCCGTGTGCAGCTGAGCCggccaggggaagggggggagggggcctgggggcctcCCACCCTCATGACCACAGACTGTCCTG AGCCCTTGTTGCAGCCGTGGCTGGAGGGCTGGCATGTGGAGGGCCCCGACCGGTTGCGAGTGAGCTGGTCCTTACCCTCGGTGCCGGGGCCACTGGTGGGCGATGGTTTCCTGCTGCGCCTGTGGGACGGGGCCCGGGGACAGGAGCGGCGGGAGAACGTCTCGTCCCCCCAGGCCCGCACCGCCCTCCTGACCGGACTCACACCTGGCACCCACTACCAGCTGGACGTGCGGCTCTACCACTGTACCCTCCTGGGCCCAGCCTCACCCGCCGCTCGTGTGCTTCTGCCCCCCAGCG ggcccccagccccacgACACCTCCACGCCCAGGCCCTTTCAGACTCCGAGATCCAGCTGGTGTGGCAGCGCCCAGAGGCTCCAGCTGGGCCTATATCCAAGTACATTGTGGAGGTGCAGGTGGCTGAGGGCTCAGGAGACCCGCTGTGGATGGACGTGGACAGGCCCGAGGAGACGAGCACCATCGTCCGCGGCCTCAACGCCAGCACGCGCTACCTCTTCCGTGTGCGGGCCAGCGTCCAGGGCCCCGGTGACTGGAGCAACATGGTAGAAGAGTCCACCCTAAGCAACG GGCTGCAGAGCGAGGGCCCAGTCCAAGAGGTCCAGGCAGCTGAAGAAGGTCTGGATCAACAGCTGGTCCTGGCTGTGGTGGGCTCTGTGTCTGCCACCTGCCTCACCATCCTGGCTGCCCTCTTAACCCTGGCGTGCATCCGCAGAAGCTGCCTGCATCGCAGACGCACCTTCACCTACCAGTCGGGATCG GGTGAGGAGACCATCCTGCAGTTCAGCTCGGGCACCTTGACACTGACCCGGCGGCCAAAACCACAGCCCGAGCCCCTGAATTACCCAGTGCTGGAATGGGAGGACATCACCTTTGAAGATCTCATTGGGGAGGGGAACTTCGGCCAGGTCATCCGGGCCATGATCAAGAAGGACGGACTCAAGATGAATGCAGCCATCAAGATGCTGAAAG AGTATGCCTCTGAAAATGACCATCGTGACTTTGCGGGAGAACTGGAAGTTCTGTGCAAATTGGGGCATCACCCCAACATCATCAACCTCTTGGGGGCCTGTGAGAACCGAG GTTACTTGTATATCGCCATTGAATATGCCCCCTACGGGAACCTGCTCGATTTCCTGAGAAAGAGCCGGGTCCTGGAAACTGACCCAGCTTTTGCCCGAGAACATGGAACGGCCTCCACCCTCAGCTCCCGGCAGCTGCTGCGTTTTGCCAGTGATGCTGCCAATGGCATGCAGTACCTGAGTGAGAAGCag TTCATCCACAGGGACCTGGCTGCCCGAAACGTGCTAGTCGGCGAGAACCTGGCCTCCAAGATTGCAGACTTCGGCCTTTCTCGGGGGGAGGAGGTTTATGTGAAGAAGACGATG GGGCGTCTCCCCGTGCGCTGGATGGCCATTGAGTCTCTGAACTACAGTGTCTATACCACCAAGAGCGATGT